The DNA window CGCTTCGTTCTGCGTGACGATGTGACCATCGTGTCCCTTGCGAAGGGCATCGAGAACGACACGCTTCTTACCATGTCGCAGGTGCTGGAGGAAGTGCTTGGGACAGAGGACCCGCAGGCCCACATTGGAGTGCTGTACGGACCGAGCCACGCTGAGGAGGTGGCCGACGGTCGGCCGACCACGGTAGTGGCCGCGGCGCCGGAAGAGACGGTGGCCGAGCAGATCCAGGCGGCCTTCATGACGGAGCGGCTTCGGGTCTACGTGAATACGGACGTGATTGGGGTGGAAATTGGCGGGTCGGCCAAGAACGTGCTGGCCATCGCTGCGGGCATCGGGGATGGCGTTGGGTATGGGGATAACGCAAAGGCGGCGCTGATTACACGGGGCATTGCCGAGATTCGCCGCCTGGGCCTTGCCATGGGAGCGAAGCCACAGACGTTTGCAGGGCTTGCTGGGATCGGCGACCTCATCGTGACGTGTATGAGTCAGCATAGCCGGAATCGGTACTTGGGAGAGCAGATCGGACGCGGAAAGACCCTCGAAGAGGTGCTGGACGGAATGGAAATGGTGGCCGAGGGCGTGCGAACGACACAATCCATCCACGATCTGGCAGAGACGTACGGGGTCGAGATGCCGATTACAGAAGCCGTCTACGCCATCTTGTTCGACGGACGCCGTCCCCGCGAGATGGTGGAGCGACTCATGACCCGATCCGCCAAGCATGAGAACTGGCTTCCTGATGCGCTTCAGGAATCACGTCCCAAGTCGTAGGAATACGCCAGAACAGCGAGCACATCCTTAGAGACTGTTTTGATTGTTGACCGGATGGGAAATCGGAGAGGTGTTTCGCGACCTGGGGAACCGTTAATAGCTCGGAAGTCCCTAACATAGACGGATCTCGATCATCTGCGGTCGTTACGCTCAGCCTAAAATGTTATCGTGTGACATCAAAACAGCCTCTTTGAGCAGAGGTATCGGGAAAAAGCGTTCGTCGGTCGTCGGAACGGGTAGTGTGCGCTAGAGCGGGACTCACGTTTCTACTTTCCTAAACGCCACTCCCGTAGCCACGCGTTGCCACCGCCAATGTGGGAGACGGCACGCGGCGATTCTGGCATGTTGCATTATAGACCTGAACCATGACCCTTCGTGAATTAGAACAGTTGGTCGAACTCGGCGAAGGGATCAGTCTGGAGTTTAAACGCCGCGTGCCACGCCCGGAGCGGATCGCGAAAGAAATTGTCGCCCTCGCCAACACGAATGGGGGGCGGATCGTGCTCGGAGTCAGTGATGACGGCACGATCGAAGGATTTGAGAACATCTCTGAACAACAGTTCTTGCTTCGTCAGGCCACGGAAGCACACTGTGCACCTCCAGTCGACTACGAGACGGAGCGCATCATGGTGGCCGACCTGCGCGACGTCATTGTCGTGACGGTACCGGAGAGCAATAACAAGCCCCACTTTGTTGTGTCGGATCCGTCCTCGAACGGGGAAGGGCCGGCGTACGTGCGGGTGGAGGAGCGCAGTGTGGAGGCCAGTAAGGAAACTGTTGAGCGCCTTCGTAATCAGGAGACGGACGGGGGGGTGACGTTCGAATTTGGGGAGACAGAGTCGCTTCTTATGCGCTACCTCGATGATTATGGGCGAATTACGGTTGCTCAGTTTGCCCAGTTGGCTGACATTTCTCCAGAGCGTGCATCGCAAACGCTGCTGCGTCTTACCCGGGCCGATCTTCTCTACCTGCACAATGCCGAAGAGGGAGACTACTTTACGCTGAACTACTGAGCCAGCGGACAGGACAGAGTCGGCCTCCACTGGGGTTACTTCTGTTATTGCATAGGAGGCAAAACCCAAGGAGTCTCAACTGTGGGCAAGGAGGAAAGAGCACAGGAAAGTCGTCCGTGAGCATCGATACCAAGAATGCAATACGGGACGTGGGCCGCTCTGGTCGGTCGAACTGCTGGTGTATCGGAGCGTTGACCTAGAGCATCCCTGGAAACCCCTTGTAGTCGGTCGGGGGTTGTATCTCCGATCGAGTGTATGTAAAATATGTGTGCGCGATCAACCTCCGTTATTGATCGTCTCCGGAATCCCGCGATCCTTTTCCATCCTGACTGCGTGTTATGCCTGTTACGGAAACGATCCCGCTTCACGAAACTGCGCGC is part of the Salinibacter sp. 10B genome and encodes:
- a CDS encoding ATP-binding protein → MTLRELEQLVELGEGISLEFKRRVPRPERIAKEIVALANTNGGRIVLGVSDDGTIEGFENISEQQFLLRQATEAHCAPPVDYETERIMVADLRDVIVVTVPESNNKPHFVVSDPSSNGEGPAYVRVEERSVEASKETVERLRNQETDGGVTFEFGETESLLMRYLDDYGRITVAQFAQLADISPERASQTLLRLTRADLLYLHNAEEGDYFTLNY
- a CDS encoding NAD(P)H-dependent glycerol-3-phosphate dehydrogenase; the encoded protein is MSSSITLLGAGSWGTALAVHLAEAGRDVTLWAHRPAAVERMRRTRQNAPYLPEVHIPSSVRLTADLEAATAAADLWGVAVPSQHLRSVAERLRFVLRDDVTIVSLAKGIENDTLLTMSQVLEEVLGTEDPQAHIGVLYGPSHAEEVADGRPTTVVAAAPEETVAEQIQAAFMTERLRVYVNTDVIGVEIGGSAKNVLAIAAGIGDGVGYGDNAKAALITRGIAEIRRLGLAMGAKPQTFAGLAGIGDLIVTCMSQHSRNRYLGEQIGRGKTLEEVLDGMEMVAEGVRTTQSIHDLAETYGVEMPITEAVYAILFDGRRPREMVERLMTRSAKHENWLPDALQESRPKS